From Nitrospirae bacterium CG2_30_53_67, one genomic window encodes:
- a CDS encoding nicotinate phosphoribosyltransferase (catalyzes the formation of 5-phospho-alpha-D-ribose 1-diphosphate and nicotinate from nicotinate D-ribonucleotide and diphosphate), which translates to MRQGKITDVYFERTLEVLKKKGIRKHVRAEFIAKELPMGYEWGVLAGIEECASLMEGRPVHIRSMKEGSIFYPLEPVMEVEGEYTDFTLFETALLGLICQASGVATRAARCKKAAGDRAVISFGARRMHPAIVPMIERSAYIGGCDAVAVGKSAELIGAAPVGTMPHALILVMGDTLTATRAFHEIIDKTVKRVSLIDTFHDEKFETLNVAEAMGKDLYAVRLDTPGSRRGDFLKILQEVRWELDLRGFKDLKLFVSGGLNEEEILRLNPVVDAYGIGTFISNAPVVDFAMDIVEIEGKPLAKRGKWSGAKRVVFCPHCRARKILPLKDKQDLCTCGKAYIDLLNALLSSGKAVQTLPDPRPIREFVLGQLASL; encoded by the coding sequence ATACGCCAGGGTAAGATCACCGATGTCTACTTTGAACGGACCCTCGAAGTCTTGAAGAAAAAGGGGATCCGCAAACACGTGCGGGCCGAGTTCATTGCCAAGGAGCTCCCCATGGGTTATGAATGGGGGGTCCTCGCAGGGATCGAGGAATGCGCCTCACTCATGGAAGGGCGCCCGGTTCACATCCGGTCCATGAAAGAAGGCTCTATCTTCTATCCCCTGGAACCGGTTATGGAGGTGGAGGGAGAGTATACGGACTTCACCCTCTTCGAAACCGCCCTCCTCGGCCTGATCTGCCAGGCATCGGGTGTGGCGACCCGCGCCGCACGCTGCAAAAAGGCCGCGGGTGACCGTGCCGTGATCAGCTTCGGGGCCAGAAGGATGCACCCGGCCATTGTCCCGATGATCGAGCGGAGCGCCTATATCGGCGGGTGCGACGCTGTCGCCGTTGGAAAGAGCGCAGAACTCATCGGGGCCGCGCCTGTGGGGACCATGCCCCACGCCCTTATCCTGGTCATGGGGGATACCCTTACAGCCACCAGGGCCTTTCACGAGATCATCGATAAAACCGTGAAACGGGTCTCCCTGATTGATACCTTCCACGATGAAAAGTTCGAGACCCTCAATGTGGCCGAGGCCATGGGCAAGGATCTTTATGCGGTGCGACTCGATACGCCCGGCTCCAGGCGAGGGGATTTCCTGAAGATCCTTCAGGAGGTACGCTGGGAACTCGATCTTCGGGGATTTAAGGACCTCAAGCTCTTTGTCAGCGGCGGTCTCAACGAAGAGGAGATCCTCCGTCTCAATCCGGTGGTCGATGCCTACGGCATCGGGACCTTCATCAGCAACGCCCCGGTCGTCGACTTTGCCATGGACATCGTGGAAATAGAAGGGAAGCCCCTGGCCAAACGGGGCAAGTGGTCCGGGGCCAAACGGGTGGTCTTTTGCCCCCACTGCCGCGCCAGAAAGATCCTCCCGCTGAAAGACAAGCAGGATCTCTGTACCTGCGGAAAAGCATATATCGACCTTCTCAACGCCCTGCTCAGCAGCGGGAAGGCCGTCCAAACCCTTCCAGACCCCCGGCCAATCCGGGAATTTGTCCTGGGCCAGCTCGCCAGTCTATGA
- a CDS encoding nicotinamidase gives MALKHGSKKALLVIDMLNDFILPEAPLRVPSAAGIIPFLQEKLKEMRSQRLPVIYICDAHDTDDQEFEYWPPHAMEGTRGAEVIDSLAPEPGEVIIKKKRYSGFYQSGLDRTLKSLGVGHLMVTGVVSNICVLYTVADARSRGYQVSVLRDGVAGLDPGDHAFALKQMQEVLHAEIV, from the coding sequence ATGGCATTAAAACACGGATCCAAAAAGGCCCTTCTGGTGATCGATATGCTGAATGACTTCATCCTTCCGGAGGCGCCGCTCAGGGTCCCCTCGGCAGCGGGGATCATCCCTTTTCTTCAGGAAAAACTAAAGGAAATGAGATCGCAAAGGCTTCCGGTTATTTACATCTGTGATGCACACGACACTGACGACCAGGAATTTGAATACTGGCCGCCTCACGCCATGGAGGGGACCAGAGGCGCCGAGGTCATCGACTCTCTTGCCCCGGAACCTGGAGAGGTTATCATAAAAAAGAAACGATACTCGGGCTTCTACCAGAGCGGACTGGACCGGACGCTCAAATCCCTGGGGGTTGGCCATCTCATGGTCACCGGCGTGGTAAGCAACATCTGCGTTCTGTATACGGTGGCGGACGCCCGATCCCGGGGTTATCAGGTGAGCGTTCTCCGGGACGGCGTGGCCGGACTGGACCCAGGGGACCATGCCTTCGCCTTGAAGCAGATGCAGGAGGTCCTCCATGCCGAGATCGTCTGA
- a CDS encoding HicB family protein, producing the protein MKIRVILEPSEDGGYTVIVPALPGCISEGDTREKALTNIKEAIELYLEPVDDDLDFAQDAEFLDIAV; encoded by the coding sequence ATGAAAATCAGAGTTATATTAGAGCCGAGTGAAGACGGGGGATATACCGTAATCGTGCCCGCGCTGCCGGGTTGTATAAGCGAAGGCGATACGAGAGAGAAAGCTCTCACCAACATAAAGGAGGCGATAGAACTGTATCTTGAGCCGGTTGATGATGATCTTGATTTTGCTCAAGACGCCGAATTTCTGGACATAGCGGTATGA
- a CDS encoding deoxyribonuclease IV (Assists in DNA repair by cleaving phosphodiester bonds at apurinic or apyrimidinic sties to produce new 5' ends that are base-free deoxyribose 5-phosphate residues) — protein MSIAGGISLSLGRGRDLGCRTIQIFTRNATQWKAPPLSEEEVLSFKTMEKQTGISPVVVHDSYLINIASPDPKKLEASRNSLLQEMERTETLGIPYLVMHPGAHMGSGEKEGLLQISRSLNDLHKKTSGFAMKILLETTAGQGTNLGYTFEQIERIISSVTEPERLGVCVDTCHIFAAGYDIRTDEGYEETMSALIARFGLEKIRCIHVNDSQKEFKSRVDRHGHIGEGEIGLPAFRRLMTDPRFKTVPKILETPKGKNDEMDRKNLDRLLNLARSSAT, from the coding sequence ATGTCCATTGCCGGCGGGATCTCCCTCTCCCTGGGCCGAGGCCGTGATCTCGGCTGCCGCACCATACAGATTTTCACCCGGAACGCAACACAATGGAAGGCCCCTCCCCTGTCCGAGGAAGAAGTCCTCTCATTCAAAACCATGGAAAAACAGACCGGAATCTCACCGGTGGTGGTGCACGATTCTTACCTCATCAATATCGCCTCCCCGGACCCCAAGAAACTCGAGGCCTCCCGGAACTCCCTGCTCCAAGAGATGGAGCGGACCGAGACGCTAGGCATCCCTTATCTGGTCATGCACCCAGGCGCCCACATGGGGTCCGGTGAGAAAGAGGGCCTGCTGCAGATCAGCCGATCCTTGAACGACCTGCATAAAAAGACGAGCGGCTTTGCCATGAAGATCCTGCTCGAAACCACGGCCGGCCAAGGGACCAACCTGGGATACACCTTCGAGCAGATCGAACGGATCATCTCCTCAGTAACTGAACCCGAACGGCTGGGGGTCTGCGTGGATACCTGCCATATCTTCGCCGCCGGCTACGACATCCGAACGGACGAGGGATATGAAGAGACCATGAGCGCTCTTATCGCGCGCTTCGGCCTTGAGAAGATCCGGTGCATCCACGTCAATGATTCCCAAAAAGAGTTCAAAAGCCGCGTGGACCGCCATGGACATATCGGTGAGGGGGAGATCGGGCTCCCGGCGTTCCGCCGCCTCATGACCGACCCCCGTTTCAAGACCGTCCCCAAGATCCTCGAGACCCCCAAAGGGAAAAATGATGAGATGGACAGGAAAAACCTGGACCGTCTCTTGAACCTGGCCCGATCTTCCGCCACCTAA
- a CDS encoding phosphate starvation-inducible protein PhoH has protein sequence MGDEEGSKQNHLKKIYVLDTNVLLYDPDSLFSFKENDVVIPVVVIEEMDRFKKDLNETGRNARLVSRRLDELRKQKGLSQGVQLKNGGALRVFVEKKVFDLLPPELHISKADNRILSVAMALKQTNPKQEVILVTKDTNMRIKGNAFGIQAEDYTTNKVEISELYTGVTTKDVSSEMIDKFYRQKGLPWETDGLAPNQFIHLVDLSSRSHSALARYHADNKVISPLKDFSAGVWGIRPLNKEQQYAMELLMDQKVKVVTLVGIAGTGKTLLALAAGLEQTAEQGLYKRLVACRPILPMGKDLGYLPGDIEEKLLPWMQPIFDNMEFLLGSSGGPEEIKRNLKELQEMGTLQLEALTYIRGRSLPNQYLIVDEAQNLTPHEIKTVITRAGQGTKVVLTGDPYQIDNPYVDSSSNGLTYVVERFKGEPLSGHVTLFKGERSDLAELAAKIL, from the coding sequence ATGGGAGATGAAGAAGGTAGTAAACAGAATCATTTAAAGAAAATCTACGTCCTGGACACCAATGTCCTTCTTTACGACCCGGATTCGCTCTTCTCCTTTAAGGAAAATGACGTGGTCATCCCTGTGGTGGTGATCGAGGAGATGGACCGTTTCAAGAAGGACCTGAACGAGACCGGCAGGAACGCACGGCTGGTTTCCAGGAGATTGGATGAACTCCGAAAACAAAAAGGCCTCTCCCAGGGTGTCCAGTTGAAAAACGGAGGCGCCCTCAGAGTCTTTGTGGAAAAAAAGGTCTTTGATCTCCTCCCTCCTGAACTCCACATCTCCAAGGCGGACAACCGGATTCTCTCCGTGGCCATGGCGCTCAAGCAGACCAACCCCAAGCAGGAGGTGATCCTGGTCACCAAGGATACCAACATGAGGATCAAGGGGAATGCCTTCGGCATCCAGGCCGAGGACTACACCACCAACAAGGTGGAAATCAGCGAACTTTATACGGGCGTCACGACCAAGGATGTCTCGTCAGAGATGATCGACAAATTCTACCGGCAAAAAGGACTCCCCTGGGAAACCGATGGACTCGCGCCCAACCAATTCATCCATCTTGTGGATTTGTCTTCCCGCTCACACTCAGCCCTGGCCCGTTATCATGCAGACAACAAGGTCATTTCCCCCCTCAAGGATTTCAGCGCGGGCGTATGGGGGATACGTCCATTGAACAAAGAACAGCAGTATGCCATGGAACTTCTGATGGATCAGAAGGTGAAGGTGGTCACCCTTGTGGGGATTGCCGGAACAGGTAAGACCCTCCTCGCCCTGGCAGCCGGCCTGGAACAGACTGCCGAGCAGGGGCTGTACAAACGGCTGGTGGCCTGCCGCCCCATCCTCCCCATGGGCAAGGATCTGGGTTACCTCCCGGGGGACATTGAGGAAAAGCTTCTCCCCTGGATGCAGCCGATCTTCGACAACATGGAATTTCTGCTCGGCTCATCCGGAGGGCCCGAGGAGATCAAGAGAAACCTCAAGGAACTTCAGGAAATGGGGACCCTTCAGCTCGAGGCCCTGACCTATATCCGGGGACGAAGCCTTCCCAACCAGTACCTGATTGTGGACGAGGCGCAGAACCTCACGCCCCACGAAATCAAGACCGTCATTACGCGGGCCGGTCAAGGGACCAAGGTGGTTCTGACCGGAGATCCCTACCAGATCGATAATCCTTATGTGGATTCATCAAGCAACGGATTGACCTATGTGGTGGAGAGGTTCAAGGGTGAGCCCCTGTCCGGGCATGTCACCCTGTTCAAGGGAGAAAGGTCGGATCTTGCTGAACTGGCGGCAAAGATCCTTTAA